The Cryptomeria japonica chromosome 9, Sugi_1.0, whole genome shotgun sequence DNA segment TTGAAACAAATAATTACAACATTTTTTGTTCAATGTTTATATTATCTATATATGGACTATGTTTAAAACTGTTATATTGTATGAATGTATAAATAGGGTAGAATTCTGGTAGACGGGGGTAGGGTTTAGATAGATGCTTTGTTAGAATATGCATATTGTTTTGAACTAATTTACTGATACAATGTAGTAATGGTTGCATAGGGCAAAATTTAGTAGGTGGGGGTAGGGTTCGGTGAAGTTATGTCCGATTTTGGACATCTTTTTTTAACAAATTTGGTGTAGTTCCGTGGAGGGTGTATAAAAGAAATTACAACTTATGTGTTTttcttttaatattaataaaaatatactattactaatcaagaaaaaaaaaacaacttaatgttaattataatctaataaatttttaaaattgaaataatgaacaaatatgatatcttatATCTTATCTATATTCTTGTAAAGATAGGTATGGTAGTTTATTTAATTGGTAATAAAAGTACTATTAAATATATAAGAAGTTGTAAAGATTATATGTTCAAATCTTGTTATAGATACACATTTGTTTAACCTAATCTTTTCTTGATATTAAATACATACTTAATTAGTAAAGAGTATTATTGAACACATGGGTTTGTTGAGGTTATAAACTAAATTTTGTTGAAGGTATAAATTTCCTTAACATATGAGATTTTAATTTAATATTCTCTTTTTATTAATACATTTTAACATAAATATCTTATATATAGAATAAATTcatgttattaaataatattaatgttaTCTATAATAATTGACAATATAAGAAATAGAGAATATAGAAGAGATGACAACAAAATAGATTATTAAAATTACTTTCTTATAAGTCTTGTTAAACACATGGATTTGTTGAAATTATAAGCTAAATCTTGTCATATGTATAAATTCCTTTAACCTAATATTCTCCTTTTAATAATATACTGAattaaatacatataaaataagaaTTATTCTGACTTAATTTACAATGAGAAAATTGTTAAACGCATGGCACTTTAACTCAATATTCCctttttattcatatatatatatatagaggtaTATATATCTTATACAAAAAGAACAAAtccatattattatattatactaaTGTTATGTATTGTAATTGATAATATAAGAGGTAGAGAATATAGTAGAGATGTACTTTAaagttatataaaaaaatattttttggtataTATGTTCAATCTTAATAAATAATATTCTATTATCTTTactgtttttttttcttttacaagataatagagaaatttggagaacaaaagtaatatttttatatatattcaatcttattaataatatttcattatctttaatatttttttcctttaCAAAATAATGGAGAAATTTAAAGAACAAAAGTaatattagaaattaaattaatatttaatatgttGCAATTGCAAATAATACTAACACTCTTATCttccccccaaaaaataaaaaataaaatagttaaCTTATAAATATActaataaatatatttatctaaaacTTTGATTCACTTAATTCTACATATAAGTATTTCTATAAAAAGAGGTTATTCTGCTGTACAAATAAAGAGTCGTTTCTATTCTAgggtataaaaataaataaaaaaatcatgtaGTCCAAAGGTCCCCAcgtaaaataaaaaagaaagaaagcgATAAACCGAGTGAAGCTTTTTGTCTTGTAGTTGGGTCCACAAATTTTAAGAGCAGAGGAAGTGGAAGGCAAAATCTGTATTGCATTACATGCCATGTTggaaacaataaatatatattCCCTGATGCTGGAAAGAGCTGTTCATCTTGTAGTGTTCTTAGCCAACACCCATGATGGTCCACACCTCATTATGAACAAGGGCCAAAAGATTTCGAATCAACATCAACTGGTCAAATGTTTGGCCATATAAACTCGTATGACAGAGACATTCATGGAGATTCTCCTCTACCCATGCACAAATATTTTACAGTATAAGCATCACTTCTCTACCATACGCAAAGATTTTATCCTGCTAAAATATTTTGCCGTGTAGAAGGAAAAGTTTCGTAAAGTGGGTAGGCCTTATCTTTGGTGTTTGGAAATCAAAGTAATCATCATCACCTTGGGGATGATTTCAAAACTGGTAAAATTTAATAGTTTTGAAAAGTATCAAAGTTTGGTGGGAATGTGAATGTGATAATGCTTATTTTGAAATGTAAATCCTGGTGGGCCGCAGTAGGTATCGAGGTTTTAATATGTACGGTAATGGTGCTGCTGTTTCTGTCATCAGACGGGGAAAATGCTGTGCAGAGTGTTTGATTTTTGTCTCTAGGGAAAAGTGTCCTTGGAGTTGGAGTTGGCGTCAATTGACGAGTATTCGTCTGTCGCGTTTGCAGCCTACATAGGTATGATTTGTTCAGTAAGGTCTCTGTGTCCGTCTTGTAGATTTATGGCGGACTTGAGGAATTTCGTGAGTTGAATTAAATGTGTGTTTTGAATTCCATTTGCTTTCTGTACTTTGAGATTGGAATGCGGTGGAGGTAAAGAGATCCGGCGGGTTCAGGACGAACTGGAGAGCGCAGGGCTCAAAATTGCTTTTTGATGTACTATAAATCCGGTGAAATCGGGAGAATTTGAATTTTCTTTGTGGTCAGAAAGGAAGGTATGAAGCGCGTTTTTGCTTTTTTTGTTTTTGCCTTtttaaaattcttgctgaattagcGGCGAATTTGAATAAGATAGAGATTATCTGTGCCTTTTTTGGTTGAAAATTTTCTTAAATTGAGGTACTATTGGTTATTTCAGGCTGAACGGGAGCTTTGGCTAAGCTGTCAATGAATTTGCGTAGGATTGAGACAGGCTTTGCTTTTTCCGTGGAAAGATTTGCTAATTTGAGCTGCGATTGTTAGTTAAGGACTATCTTTAGCATCTCTGCTAGAATTTGAGGCGGTGTTATAGATAGACAACTGTGAACTGGATGCAGCTTTGATACGAATCCATGGAAATCAGAGCTTGAAAATGGTGAATAATGCTTAAAATTGAGTATTATTTTGAGAAATAGTGATTAATGCTTAACATTGGCATTATTTGGACTTTCCTTAAAAGTATGCAATAAAAGCTGTCGGTTTGGAAGACTTCAAGCATTTCTACAAACTTGTAGAGTAAAGCTGTTGAAAAAGCTTCCGATTAAGGCAACGTTTGAGTTTTTTCCGTGAAGCTTGTGAACCTGTCCCTATACTGAGGAGTTAAAGCTGTTTGAAAAGATCCGGATTCCGTGAAATTTGAGTTGAAAAGTGAAGCATCAGATTCAGCGAACTTTGAGGCTAGCAGAAAGCTTTTTTGCTTGCCTGTTGAAGATTCGAGCGGTTGAAGAAGATCACGTTTTCGGTGAACTTTTAGGTTCACTGAAAAACGAGTTGAAGGTTCCGGGCGAGTGTTTGATGTTAAAAAATGGAGTAATATTGATAAGATTTTGAAGGAAATCTTTGTTGATGGCGAGAGAGAAAGGAACCATGGAGGATTTTATCCGCGGAGGAGGAAAAGTTCGAAAGAGAGGCTCTTCGTCGTCTTCGTCATCCACAATACTGCAGAATGTGAAGCTGAAACGTGCGATTCTGGCAGGGAGACGAGGAGGCTCGAGCACGCCGGTACCGAATTGGAAAATGTCTTCAGAAACGCCTCCAATGGCGTCTTCGCCATACCCGCCTTCACTCAGTGGTATTGCACGTGGTAACAGGGTTTCCGTTTCTGCAAGGAAATTGGCTGCTACTCTTTGGGAGCTTCAGGAAATACCGACCTCGTCTACAGCGGCAGTAGGCATACAACAAGATAAGAAGGTTAAGAAGAGCTCACGGAATGGCGATTATTACAAAACCAGAAGCCGCGAGAGAACGCCGTTGCAGTCTCATTTCTTGCCTCCGCATTTGTCTGATCCATCTCACAGTCCAAGCTCTCTGGTAGGCATTAGTGCCCACAATTTTTATTCTGTATGGCTAGGTTTAGATAAGGATGCAAAATcgttttttagggatttttacaGTTGTATTATTATGCAGACGAATCTCTGTTCATGTAGATGAACACTCAAACAGGAAACTGAAAGCAAGCAAAGCAGAGCATGAAATTGAAAATCTCTTTAAGGATATGTAGCCGAATGAATAACAGCGATAATCTTATTTACTCAGAAAAATAAGTTACAAACCATCTATCTCCCCTTTTTTCTGTATCCTGGAAGAAAAATAAAGGTTTTTATATACACGTCCCATTCAAAGGCGTCAGCCTAGAATGCCTGTTCTAATCCACCTGTTTTAAAGCTTAAATGACAGGGAGCACATTCCATAGTCGATGCTTGTTTCTTTTTACCCCTCAAGCAACATCTTTGTTTTAATCTGAAATTTTATAATGGTTCTGGTGTGAACCCCGACATGAATTTTGCCTTGGTTTTAGAATTTCTGTTCTTTTGTAAAGAATTTTTTTAGCCTGTAGCTATTTTTCCCATGTGAAGTCTTGCCTTGGTCGAAAATGACTTGTTATAATCTATTGGGCTTCTTACGGTTCTCTCGAGAAGAATACCCTCTTATTTTGAAGGACAGCTCTCTTGATTGTGATAGTCCTGGCCCTGGTCACCCTACAGAAATCATTATTATACTCTTTGAGCCCACTTCCAGTTAGGTCGAGTAAATTCTCTTGTTAGGTATGCAGAGGTGAGAGACTATTTGGTGATTCCTCCTGTGATTTGGTTTAATCCCCTGGTAATCCAGTGTTTGATTCCCGAGCCTCACTTTAGCTACTGGCAGCTCCACAAATCGTTCTGGTGCTGATGTGGACTAAGGGTTTTGCACTGTAGATTACCTCGTGGAGTTTGTACTCAGTTATTGCCATTTACTCCTGTAAAACCTCAATAAGTTTGGATTTACATTTCCTTGGTGATTTGGTTTTCTGTAGTTTTTCTACAAAATGCTTGGGCACTCCATTCTAATGTTAAAATAGCCGACAGCACGTTTGAGTCTCCATGACCTGATGTGGTCATTTGTGAACattgatattattttttatgttcTGAGTATCCTAAATGTACAGCTACTGCTAATTTGCGTAGAGTTAAGGTTTCTGCCCTGTATTTCATGGTTTAATTTTAAACCTTGACATGATGCATTTTCAGAACTATTTTTTAACCGCAACTGAATTAATTAGCTTTATTTTGCAATATACTCATGGTTTATTTTCTGACTGCAGACAGCAGATCGATCTGGGACAGGCAGCCTCAGAAGACAAATAGCTTCTCTGATACAGAGAAATGGGCATGCTCGAAAAAATGGTGGATCTTTGCAGCCTTTACGATCCCCAAGCAATGTGAGCTCAATGGAGGTATAGAGGACTTAACTGCCACCGAGGAGGTCTAAATTAGTGTAATTCATAGATATTACTTGCTGAAACACAGTGGAATATATTCATGTTTCTGTAGATCAGGTTGGTTCAAACACTCTCGAATTAGTTCAAAACAATTTTAAATCGAATGATAAATGGTCTATGGTAGACTTTATTCCTCAACCAGAGAGAACTTTGGTTATCACCAGTGTTCCACGGAGACACgttccccccccccccaaaaaaaaaaccaaaaaaaaaccacATCCCCTTTAGGGGGATGTTTCCAAGACTTGGGGACTTGGGAAAATGTCCCCCACAACACCATCACTTTCACCACCTATGTCGGGGATGCTGCTAGGTTGCTTGCTATATGGCAAATGCCATTACATACTAATTGCAACCTCTTAACTGCGTGAAAACTAGTTGCCTTTCATAGGGCACTCATAAAGATGTTATATTGTGGAGTTTGCCTTGAATATTTCAATTAACCTCTATTTTTTATATCAGCACCACTCCCCCACCACCACTCTGCCGCCATCCCCTCGCcatcccccgccgtccccaaatttaagCTCTTGGTTCCCCATCCCCTGTACCCTCGTCAGGAAACTCCCTGGAACATTGGTTATCACAGCTTTTTCACTGAAATGATTTTAGTGACCCTACTTAATGATAgtattttataattaaattgagCTCTGGATTGACATTGTTCCCTGTTCAATTTCATTCTTCCAAATTTGTGCATATTTTCATAAAATGGCCATGAATTCTGCAGTTTTGTTTTCCAATTTTCAAGAACATAAGCCAGAACACAGGTGCTAAGCTTCTCCCTGTCTGCAGATAGAGACCCGTGATCGGCCTTTCACCCCTTCAAGTTCCCTCCTGGGTTTGAAGGTCAAGTCAGGGGAATCAGGCTATAATCTCACAACCTCTTCTGAGCTGTTGAAGATTCTAAACCGTATATGGAGCCTTGAAGAACAACATTCATCCAGTGTCTCATTGGTATCTGCTTTACGATCTGAATTGGAACATGCTCGGGGGCGAATCCGGGAATTAATGCAAGAACAGAGAGAGGATCGTCACCAAATTGATAGCTTAATGAAAAGAGTTGCAGAagaaaagatgatttggaaaaccaaagaacaagatAAAGTTAGAGCTGCCATTCAAACAGCAAGAGAAGAGCTGGAAGATGAAAGGAAATTTAGGAGGAAACTGGAGAGTGTGAATAAAAAGCTTACACGAGAGCTGGATGAAACAAAGGGGGCACTTGCAAAAGCACTGCAAGATTTTGAGAGGGAACAGAAAGCTCGGGAACTAATGGAAGAAGTTTGTGATGAATTGGCAAGGGAAATTGGAGAAGACAAGGCTGAGGTGGAGGAACTGAAACGTGAGTCTGCTAAGGTTTGGGAAGAGGTTGAAGAGGAGAGAAAGATGCTTCAGATGGCAGAGGTATGGAGGGAAGAAAGGGTTCAGATGAAGCTAGCAGAAGCCAGGCTTGAGcttgaagagaaaaatgaaattCTAGATAAGCTAAGAAGTGAGCTAGAGGCATTTTTGAGAGCCAAAAGGGCAAATGATTTGAAGAGTGAGGTACGAAACAGAATTGATGCAAGGGAAGCAGAGCTACAGAGAGATTCAATGAATGAGGTTAAAAGTGCACCTCAAGGGATAGATGATGAAGATTCAGCTGACAGTGATCTTCATTCAATTGAACTTAACAGAGAAACATTGGAAGATAATACTAGAGCCTACAAATGGAGTTATGCTACTTCTGGGAGATCAGAAGAAACAAAGGGCCGTAGATCAGATCAGAGGGCAAACTTGAATGAAGAATCAAAAGGTCGAAGATCCAATGACCAAAGAATTCAGATTGAAGACCAGATGGGAAATACATGGCATGGGAGCAAAGCGCAAATATTGGATAGGCTTAAAGGCAACAATTCTCTTGACAAAGAGAGGATGGCAGAAGGAATCGAATGGGATTTTACAAGTAGTTCTCAGTGGATTGAGAGGAATATTGAGTCATGGGACGATGGCCAAGATCATGGGAAACCCTCAAAAAATGCCACTGAGAGTCTGGCCAGAGCTGACAGTCTGACTGAGTCTGAATGCAATGGTGCAAAGCAGGATCAGGACAAAGCAAGGCGATTTAAGTCTGTTGGTGGTGGCAGAGATCATTTTGTTAGTTCTGCATTAGTGTCTGCACATGGCTCTGCCAGCCCAACCCGACAATGGAATCATCACTGGCCTCCTCCTGATCCTGGAAGTGCAAGGATTGGAAGATCAAAAGGTGGTCCAGATTGGGCCAAGGGATCACGAGAGAACACTTTGAAGGCAAGACTACTGGAAGCTCGTTTGGAAGGTCAGCACACACGTGCAGGTAGATCAAAATTTTTGGAGTACAAGTAGATGGAGAGAAAGGAACTACAAAAGAGTTATATCTTGGAAATGCTGTTTTCTGCGGGATCTGTTCCATTCCTTATGACACTGTGCATAGACTATTTTATCTGGATATAATAATAGCAAAAGCTTTTGGAACTTATTAACCAACATTGCTCCTCTTTTTTAATACTCCATTTAGATGCCATCCCTCTCCTTATTGACCTTGAATTCCTCTCGTTTCACCTTTCTCCTCTGGAGTGGCCTGTTCTAGTCAATACAGGCCAAATCTCCACTAAAGAGAGGCTACAAAGTCAGATGAACATGTGTCTAACCCAAGACCACACCACCCCGGTGTGGTCTTTTGGTGTGGATTTACATTTATAAGTAAATGACAGAAGGATCCTTTTTTATTGTTGTACTTCCACAACACAAAATCTATTAATAAGTTGGATCCAAGCCCGAGTCTCTGAGATGGCATTAAATGAGAATCAGGGAAATGTTCAACTATCCAGTGTGTTAAAAATGTTCCCAGGTTTCCAAATACCATATCTGAACTTGAATCGAAGAGATCGGCACTACAGATAGAAATCTGTAACTGTTTGTACATTATCTACTTTTTTGAGTAAGAAACTTATTGTTCGTTTTGTATACTTCTACGTTCACAACTATTGCCAGTTTGCTGAAGAAATTTTGTTTGGTTCCAATCTTATTCATATCAGTTATCGTACGGTCATTTGAAACTAGTTTGCCTTGAAGCACCATTTGACAATGCAGTGATATTTGGCAATCAAGAGCGTAGTTGTATTTTTGATGCACAAACTATACGATAAAGTTGATTTTTACGTGGAACTGGGATTTTCTTTCTTAATTACTGTTTTCAATTCATAATGCGATTTCTAGGATTTGATTGTGTTAGAGGATTTCCACAATCTATGCTGAGAAAACTTAAGCACGACCGAATCCAAAAATAGCAGCAGACAATTTTATATCTTTTTATTTTGGCTGAAAGTGACTCATAGGATGTtagattattttttcattttttgcgcCAACGCTTTTATTATAAGTACTGTTTTAGATAAAATAGTATTGTGAGTTTTGACAGCTAGAACTTAGGAAAGTTAGGGTTTCACAATGAGGTGTGTTATCTATTGCAATCCAGGTGTATTCGCTGCATGGTGCTAGCTGGGCTTGGGAGTCCGAATAAGATctcatttttttttgtgatttgaaGATTTCAGTTTTGTATTCATATCGAACTTCGATGCGCCTGACTTGTTCAGTTATTTTGCGCGTTTAACAAGTTTTTAGTCTTACATTCGTATCTATCTGGCTTGTTGGACTTTGTTTTGTGTGTCAGCGGGGCTTGGAGGAGAAGAATTTCAGTCTTGCATTCATATTGGTGTTTGCCGTAGCTAGTTTGTTCTCTGCACATTTATTGCAAGGTAATACGTCAGAAAATTGTAGAGGACTATTTTGATAAACCCATCCATTCagtttaccttttcttttcttctttcttttcttttttttttttctctttttctttttttttttcttttctcgcTCTTCCCACCCTTGTTCCATTGTCAGTCCCTTCTTGGGTGATAGTTCCACactttctagtttttttttttcaaaattggttcATTTGTGCATGATTAATGAAGTATCTGTGCACAACTATTTGGTCATTTGTGCATGATTATTGAAGTATCTGTGCACAACTATTTGGTCATTTGTGCATaaatattggcaattttaagtgctgACATGTTTAAGTAGGTAatgggcgacactttgaaatgtgtactttttgacccttatgTGCATAACGGATCCCACAACATGTGTCGTTACtatccaaaagccaaaacaatagctatgaGCAATTAAGTCACATATAGAGACAACCCAAAAGCAAAAaaaatagctataagcagttaagttgcataTAAAGACAATCCAAAAGAAATCATCGAAATCCAATGTGTCGTTTAGGGTTTATGGGTGTGCtaagttagctataatgactactAGTATGCTTCCCCTATATAAATTGTGGAGGACcattttatttaatcaagatttTTTTATTTCCATAGAGCATGGTGGCTTTGTTCCTGGTAGAGAAACAACAAAAGGAGCCTTGGTAATTCATGAAATAGTTCATTCTATTATGTCTCATAAGAAGGAAGCTAATGCTGATTAAACTTGACATGatcaaggcctatgatagagtctGTTGGGAGTTCTTGCATCAAGTCCTCATCAAATTTGGTTTTTCAAAAACCTTGCGCAAATGGATCTTGTCCTGTTTAAAAGGAGTGAAGATATAAGTATTAGTTAATGGCTCCCCAATTGGTTTTTTCTCTCCATCACAAGGAGTGAGGCAAGGAGATCCGTTATCTCCATCACTTTTTATTATTATGGTTGAAGGATTAAGCAGGTGGATTAGACATCTACATAGTTCTTGTGGAAAGGTATCCTGATTCCCCAAACTTTAATTAAGGTCAGACATTGCTTATTCATTGGTGATACTATACTGTTTGGGGAGGCTTCGGTCAAAGAAGCAAAAGTAATAAAAAAGGCAATTCATCAATATTGTCTAGTGTCCGGACAAAAGGTAAATGAGGTTAAATCTAAAATTTTCTTTTGCAATTGTTCTCTGAGGTTTTTTGCCAAAATGCAAAATATTCTTGGTTTTAAGCGAGCATCTCTTCCTTGCAAGTACTTGGGAATTCCATTGTTTGCAGGGGTAAATAAAGCATCATATTGGAATCCAATAGTTTTGACAATAAAAAACAGAATTGCCTCTTGGAAAAATAGCTGGTTATCTCTTCTTGGAAGAATTTTACTAATCAAATCAGTGTTGTCCTCCATTCCCAATTACATGATGTTTGTTCTTCCTATGCCTTCAAAAGTAAAGTCGGACCTAGAAGCCACCCTCAAATCCTTCTTGTGGAAAGGTAACATAAATCCCCAAAACAAGCTCCACCTAATAGCATGGGAGAAGGTGTGTTTTGCAAAATCTTGTGGGGATGCAGGTATCCCAATTTTTGAATATAGAAATGTGGCTCTAGGAGCAAAACTTGCATGAAAGATTTATTCACATCCCTCCTCTCTCTGGGCTTCCATTATTAGAAGCAAGTATCTAGATTCTAATCTCCCAAAGAGAATTTTTACTGTCCTAGACCCTCCTAAAGGATCTTAGATGTGGAATTTCATAGTTAAGTGTAGAGAAATCCTTTTACCCAAACTATCTTGGGTTGTTCATGATGGAAAGTCAATTAGATTATGGGAAGACTCCTAGAATGGACATGCATCGTTAGATAGATTGGATGGAATTCAGGATATTAAAAGAACCTTGCAAGCTGAATGGGGTACCTATCTTTGCAATTATTTTCAGGTAGTTAACTCAAGGGGATATTGCATAGTAAAATGGAAAAATTTAGACAGGATTGATGCTCCTGATTTCCTGAAAGAATTACTTAGGGGGGTATTGAAAGCAAGGCAGATCTTCCTCAGCAATTCAACTGATAAACTTGTTTGGCTCCTAGCTAGGACAAGAAAATATTCTGTTTAAGAAGGTTACATGTTTCTTTCTCTAAGAAATCCAGAGCATTATGGAAGAAGATTCTCCTTTTGTTGGAAAGATGTTGGATTGCAGAAAGTTGGTGCTTTCACTTGGTTAGCATTAAGAGGCGGAATTTTGACAAGTCACAAACTACATCGACTAGGTATTGCTCAGGTTTTTTATTGTGTTCTTTGTAGTAAGGAGCAGGAATCAGTGGACCATCTGCTCTTGAATTGTGAAATGGCAAATCATTGTTGGAAATGGTTGATGGAAAAATTAGGATGGAGTTCACCTTTACAATCTTCTCTTGTAGTTGTTTTTTATTCTTGGCCAAAACTTTATTCAAATGCTTTCTTTGGCATCATATGGGAAGTTGCACCACCTATTTTAGTTTGGAACTTATGGTGGGAAAGGAATAAACATGTCTTCCAACAAGAGCATAACCTACTCCAAAAGTTGATCAATAGAATTGAAGCATCAATATCAAAAACTATAAATGCCTACGTAACTAGGTATAAAAAGTTGGATTCTCCTTTCAGTGCATGGGATGATAGCTTACTTAACAGTTGGAAGCACCTGAAACTACCTTTCAATGGCAGCATGATGATTAATTCAAGAGAAAGGATTAACAGAAAGGAGGTTAGATGGAGGAACCCCAAATCACAGTTccttaaactgaattttgatggagtTGCAAGAAGAAACCCAGGTGTATCAAGCATTGGGTATGTCATTCGAGATCATGAAGGTAAAGTTCTCATTGCAGGTTATGCAAGAATAACTGATGGCACTAATAATCTGGTAGAAGCTAAAGCATTACCTTTTGGTCTCAAATTAGCCACCTCATTGAGGGTTGATAAACTGGTAATTGAGGGTGATTCAATGAATATTATCTCAGCTACCAAAACGCTTCAATCAGGGTTTTGGAGTATTGACTACATTATCAAGAGGTCAGGGTTTTGCTCAATCACCTCTCTGAATATAGTATTCAGCATTGCTTCAGAGAAGCCAATAAATTAGCACCCCTACTAGCACATAGAGGTTGCAATCTTCCAGAAGGAGAAAAAAGGTTGTCGGCTACTCAATTAAAAGAAGATCCCCAACTATATGCTCAAGCCTTAGAGGATGTCTTTGGGAGTTGTTAAACAAGATTTTGATGATGGTTGCTCTGATTGTGGATATCTAGATAAGTCTTACTTTTACTAGTAGTTATAATCTTCTTGGGTTGATCTTGGATTCTTTATCAACGAATGGTAGGAGGGTTTTGAATATTCAACTTCTTTAGTATACTGTTTAATCTAGAAATGGGTAGATCTTGCATTCAGTCGAGGGTAATTTTCCCCCTCCTTGGATTACTCTTATATTCCTGTTATTGTAATTTTTTACTTTATTATATCTAATATATTATAGGCTTCGACCTtttgcaaataataataataataatattattattattattatttagaattattttaatttattaaatgaatatataaattttaatttttattaagaattattctattttattctattgtttattttatttctatttgaaGAATTGCTTTACTTTGTTACATAAGAAGTTACCATTCATTATATCTTAAATCTTTTATTTtgcttttattttgaaaattgtagTAAATGTTCTATATTTATgtgtaattttaaaaatttatgtttattattaaatttaattatttgttgtATAAATGGTTGTCAAATTTGAGAGATTTTTTATGTATATGGTTATGATAGCAAACTCCTCTAAGTGTCATTGTAGAACACCTCACAATGCAATGAGACAAAGGAaacattatataataataatattattttattttgtggtCATAAATGAACTAATTGATCATTACAATTTGATTAGTGCTTTGTTTCTAGATTCAAGTGTGTAGAATTTGATGCAAACAAATCCtacacaattgaatctagaaacAAATCATTAATCATAATAGACGGTGGAAATCTAATCCGGTGCAAGCATATCCTACACAATTAAATCCAAAAGCA contains these protein-coding regions:
- the LOC131054138 gene encoding uncharacterized protein At5g41620, which translates into the protein MAREKGTMEDFIRGGGKVRKRGSSSSSSSTILQNVKLKRAILAGRRGGSSTPVPNWKMSSETPPMASSPYPPSLSGIARGNRVSVSARKLAATLWELQEIPTSSTAAVGIQQDKKVKKSSRNGDYYKTRSRERTPLQSHFLPPHLSDPSHSPSSLTADRSGTGSLRRQIASLIQRNGHARKNGGSLQPLRSPSNVSSMEIETRDRPFTPSSSLLGLKVKSGESGYNLTTSSELLKILNRIWSLEEQHSSSVSLVSALRSELEHARGRIRELMQEQREDRHQIDSLMKRVAEEKMIWKTKEQDKVRAAIQTAREELEDERKFRRKLESVNKKLTRELDETKGALAKALQDFEREQKARELMEEVCDELAREIGEDKAEVEELKRESAKVWEEVEEERKMLQMAEVWREERVQMKLAEARLELEEKNEILDKLRSELEAFLRAKRANDLKSEVRNRIDAREAELQRDSMNEVKSAPQGIDDEDSADSDLHSIELNRETLEDNTRAYKWSYATSGRSEETKGRRSDQRANLNEESKGRRSNDQRIQIEDQMGNTWHGSKAQILDRLKGNNSLDKERMAEGIEWDFTSSSQWIERNIESWDDGQDHGKPSKNATESLARADSLTESECNGAKQDQDKARRFKSVGGGRDHFVSSALVSAHGSASPTRQWNHHWPPPDPGSARIGRSKGGPDWAKGSRENTLKARLLEARLEGQHTRAGRSKFLEYK